A DNA window from Salvelinus namaycush isolate Seneca chromosome 30, SaNama_1.0, whole genome shotgun sequence contains the following coding sequences:
- the LOC120024758 gene encoding CUB and zona pellucida-like domain-containing protein 1, with protein MSAKDMKKYNNNNISPVTVKAKVVCDETKMTVEVEKSSVTEIHEDHLRLNDPSNCACDLQRLSNSTHIIGVIPLNACGTQIEEDDDNLIFKNQITTFDNPNDIITRQHQVEIQFYCQYAKRGNVSLGFSAHRNNITVMEKGFGTFTYQFEFYQTSQFTDMVDPRDYPLDVVVKQMIYMDIEAVSTVNNTELFVESCRAAPYDNPNYHPTYPIIENGCIVDETVQIFSPRHQRHFQFGMEAFKFIGMHDQVYISCSVILCEAGNPNTRCAQGCVNSPSPQPAGHHHHKREAAMQTAKHHISQGPLRLRKSSESSGNPVTNMNMGLLVGCIVAAVAMLCGVMLYKAKTSGVKYQPLTTFET; from the exons ATGTCTGCAAAAGATATGAAGAAATACAacaataacaacatttctcccgTGACAGTCAAAGCCAAGGTGGTGTGTGACGAGACCAAGATGACGGTAGAAGTGGAGAAGTCCTCTGTTACTGAAATTCACGAGGACCACCTCCGCCTCAACGATCCCAGTAACTGTGCCTGCGACCTGCAACGCCTCTCTAACAGCACCCACATCATTGGAGTCATCCCCCTCAATGCCTGTGGCACTCAGATAGAG GAGGACGACGACAACCTCATCTTCAAGAACCAAATCACCACCTTCGACAACCCCAACGACATCATCACCAGGCAGCACCAGGTGGAGATCCAGTTCTACTGCCAGTACGCCAAACGTGGCAACGTGTCCCTGGGCTTCAGTGCACACAGGAACAACATCACGGTGATGGAGAAAGGCTTCGGCACGTTCACCTACCAGTTTGAGTTCTACCAGACCAGCCAGTTCACCGACATGGTGGATCCCCGTGACTACCCGTTAGACGTGGTGGTGAAGCAGATGATCTACATGGACATCGAGGCCGTGTCCACTGTGAACAACACGGAGCTCTTTGTGGAGTCCTGCAGAGCGGCGCCGTACGACAACCCCAACTACCACCCCACCTACCCCATCATAGAAAACGG GTGCATTGTGGACGAGACGGTTCAAATCTTCTCCCCCCGTCACCAGAGGCATTTCCAGTTCGGAATGGAAGCTTTCAAATTCATCGGAATGCATGACCAG GTGTACATCAGCTGTTCAGTGATCCTGTGTGAGGCTGGGAACCCCAACACCCGGTGTGCCCAGGGCTGCGTCAACTCCCCCTCCCCCCAGCCTGCTGGTCACCACCACCACAAGAGAGAGGCCGCCATGCAAACGGCCAAACACCACATTTCCCAGGGTCCTTTGCGCCTGAGAAAGAGTTCAGAGAGCTCAGGTAA TCCAGTGACCAACATGAACATGGGGTTGCTGGTTGGGTGTATCGTAGCAGCCGTTGCCATGCTGTGCGGAGTGATGCTCTACAAGGCCAAAACATCAGGCGTTAAATACCAGCCCCTGACAACATTTGAGACTTAG